A genome region from Coffea arabica cultivar ET-39 chromosome 7e, Coffea Arabica ET-39 HiFi, whole genome shotgun sequence includes the following:
- the LOC140011317 gene encoding uncharacterized protein, producing the protein MGFCDKWVSWISRCLETVSYSFNCNGEVKGFVKPGRGIRADVQQAKKLMKILQDYEQASGQLINLEKSSVFFSKNLTCRQKQEICSALGGMAEVKQGKYLGLPMVISRTKEQIFCYIRDNIKMRLESWKNKLLSPAGKEVMLKAVTMAMPTYVMSCFKLPRKLLKDINSAMANYW; encoded by the exons ATGGGGTTCTGTGATAAATGGGTAAGCTGGATATCAAGATGCTTGGAGACTGTCTCTTACTCTTTCAACTGCAATGGGGAAGTCAAAGGCTTTGTAAAGCCAGGAAGAGGAATAAG AGCTGATGTGCAACAAGCTAAGAAACTCATGAAGATTCTCCAAGATTATGAACAGGCCTCAGGACAGCTAATCAATCTGGAGAAATCATCAGTgttttttagcaaaaatttgACATGCAGACAGAAACAGGAGATTTGTAGTGCTTTAGGAGGAATGGCAGAAGTGAAGCAAGGGAAATATCTTGGTCTTCCTATGGTTATTTCAAGAACAAAGGAGCAGATTTTTTGCTACATAAGAGATAATATAAAGATGAGGCTGGAAAGTTGGAAGAATAAATTGCTAAGTCCTGCTGGAAAGGAAGTCATGCTCAAAGCAGTCACAATGGCTATGCCAACCTATGTTATGTCTTGTTTCAAGCTGCCTAGGA